In the genome of Myxocyprinus asiaticus isolate MX2 ecotype Aquarium Trade chromosome 45, UBuf_Myxa_2, whole genome shotgun sequence, the window gtgtaaactttgtatatttgtctgttggcggtatttagtgtaaattctgtgtatttagtgtaaactttgtatatttgtctgttggtggtatttagtgtaaattctgtgtatttagtgtaaactttgtatatttgtctgttggtggtatttagtgtaaattctgtgtatttagtgtaaactttgtatatttgtctgttggtggtatttagtgtaaattctgtgtatttagtgtaaactttgtatatttgtctgttggtggtatttagtgtaaattctgtgtatttagtgtaaactttgtatatttgtctgttggcggtatttagtgtaaattctgtgtatttagtgtaaactttgtatatttgtctgttggtggtatttagtgtaaattctgtgtatttagtgtaaactttgtatatttgtctgttggtggtatttagtgtaaattctgtgtatttagtgtaaactttgtatatttgtctgttggtggtatttagtgtaaattctgtgtatttagtgtaaactttgtatatttgtctgttggcagtatttagtgtaaattctgtgtatttagtgtaaactttgtatatttgtctgttggtggtatttagtgtaaattctgtgtatttagtgtaaactttgtatatttgtctgttggcggtatttagtgtaaattctgtgtatttagtgtaaactttgtatatttgtctgttggtggtatttagtgtaaattctgtgtatttagtgtaaactttgtatatttgtctgttagcggtatttagtgtaaattctgtgtatttagtgtaaactttgtatatttgtctgttcgtggtatttagtgtaaattctgtgtatttagtgtaaactttgtatatttgtctgttggcggtatttagtgtaaattctgtgtatttagtgtaaactttgtgtatttgtctgttcgtggtatttagtgtaaattctgtgtatttagtgtaaactttgtatatttgtctgttggcggtatttagtgtaaattctgtgtatttagtgtaaactttgtatatttgtctgttcgcggtatttagtgtaaattctgtgtatttagtgtaaGCTTTGTGTATTTGTCTGTTGGCGGTATTTGGTGTaaattttgtatatttgtctgttggtggtatttagtgtaaattctgtgtatttagtgtaaactttgtatatttgtctgttggtggtatttagtgtaaattctgtgtatttagtgtaaactttgtatatttgtctgttggtggtatttagtgtaaattctgtgtatttagtgtaaactttgtatatttgtctgttagcggtatttagtgtaaattctgtgtatttagtgtaaactttgtgtatttgtctgttcgtggtatttagtgtaaattctgtgtatttagtgtaaactttgtatatttgtctgttggcggtatttagtgtaaattctgtgtatttagtgtaaactttgtatatttgtctgttcgcggtatttagtgtaaattctgtgtatttagtgtaagctttgtgtatttgtctgttggcggtatttagtgtaaattctgtgtatttagtgtaaactttgtatatttgtctgttcgcggtatttagtgtaaattctgtgtatttagtgtaaactttgtgtatttgtctgttcgtggtatttagtgtaaattctgtgtatttagtgtaaactttgtatatttgtctgttggtggtatttagtgtaaattctgtgtatttagtgtaaactttgtatatttgtctgttggtggtatttagtgtaaattctgtgtatttagtgtaaactttgtgtatttgtctgttcgtggtatttagtgtaaattctgtgtatttagtgtaaactttgtatatttgtctgttggcggtatttagtgtaaattctgtgtatttagtgtaaactttgtgtatttgtctgttcgtggtatttagtgtaaattctgtgtatttagtgtaaactttgtatatttgtctgttggcggtatttagtgtaaattctgtgtatttagtgtaaactttgtatatttgtctgttcgcggtatttagtgtaaattctgtgtatttagtgtaaGCTTTGTGTATTTGTCTGTTGGCGGTATTTGGTGTaaattttgtatatttgtctgttggtggtatttagtgtaaattctgtgtatttagtgtaaactttgtatatttgtctgttggcggtatttagtgtaaattctgtgtatttagtgtaaactttgtatatttgtctgttcgcggtatttagtgtaaattctgtgtatttagtgtaaGCTTTGTGTATTTGTCTGTTGGCGGTATTTGGTGTaaattttgtatatttgtctgttggtggtatttagtgtaaattctgtgtatttagtgtaaactttgtatatttgtctgttggtggtatttagtgtaaattctgtgtatttagtgtaaactttgtatatttgtctgttggcggtatttagtgtaaattctgtgtatttagtgtaaactttgtatatttgtctgttgacagtatttagtgtaaattctgtgtatttagtgtaaactttgtgtatttgtctgttcgtggtatttagtgtaaattctgtgtatttagtgtaaactttgtatatttgtctgttcgcggtatttagtgtaaattctgtgtatttagtgtaagctttgtgtatttgtctgttggcggtatttagtgtaaattttgtatatttgtctgttggtggtatttagtgtaaattctgtgtatttagtgtaaactgtatatttgtctgttcgcggtatttagtgtaaattctgtgtatttagtgtaagctttgtgtatttgtctgttggcggtatttagtgtaaattttgtatatttgtctgttggtggtatttagtgtaaattctgtgtatttagtgtaaactttgtgtatttgtctgttcgctgtatttagtgtaaattctgtgtatttagtgtaaactttgtgtatttgtctgttcgtggtatttagtgtaaattctgtgtatttagtgtaaactttgtatatttgtctgttggtggtatttagtgtaaattctgtgtatttagtgtaaactttgtatatttgtctgttagcggtatttagtgtaaattctgtgtatttagtgtaaactttgtgtatttgtctgttcgtggtatttagtgtaaattctgtgtatttagtgtaaactttgtatatttgtctgttggcggtatttagtgtaaattctgtgtatttagtgtaaactttgtgtatttgtctgttcgtggtatttagtgtaaattctgtgtatttagtgtaaactttgtatatttgtctgttggcggtatttagtgtaaattctgtgtatttagtgtaaactttgtatatttgtctgttcgcggtatttagtgtaaattctgtgtatttagtgtaaGCTTTGTGTATTTGTCTGTTGGCGGTATTTGGTGTaaattttgtatatttgtctgttggtggtatttagtgtaaattctgtgtatttagtgtaaactttgtatatttgtctgttggtggtatttagtgtaaattctgtgtatttagtgtaaactttgtatatttgtctgttggtggtatttagtgtaaattctgtgtatttagtgtaaactttgtatatttgtctgttggcggtatttagtgtaaattctgtgtatttagtgtaaactttgtgtatttgtctgttcgtggtatttagtgtaaattctgtgtatttagtgtaaactttgtatatttgtctgttggcggtatttagtgtaaattctgtgtatttagtgtaaactttgtatatttgtctgttcgcggtatttagtgtaaattctgtgtatttagtgtaagctttgtgtatttgtctgttggcggtatttagtgtaaattctgtgtatttagtgtaaactttGTATATTTGTCTGTTGACAGTATTTAGTttaaattctgtgtatttagtgtaaactttgtgtatttgtctgttcgtggtatttagtgtaaattctgtgtatttagtgtaaactttgtatatttgtctgttggtggtatttagtgtaaattctgtgtatttagtgtaaactttgtatatttgtctgttggtggtatttagtgtaaattctgtgtatttagtgtaaactttgtatatttgtctgttggcggtatttagtgtaaattctgtgtatttagtgtaaactttgtgtatttgtctgttcgtggtatttagtgtaaattctgtgtatttagtgtaaactttgtatatttgtctgttggcggtatttagtgtaaattctgtgtatttagtgtaaactttgtatatttgtctgttcgcggtatttagtgtaaattctgtgtatttagtgtaaGCTTTGTGTATTTGTCTGTTGGCGGTATTTGGTGTaaattttgtatatttgtctgttggtggtatttagtgtaaattctgtgtatttagtgtaaactttgtatatttgtctgttggtggtatttagtgtaaattctgtgtatttagtgtaaactttgtatatttgtctgttggcggtatttagtgtaaattctgtgtatttagtgtaaactttgtatatttgtctgttgacagtatttagtgtaaattctgtgtatttagtgtaaactttgtgtatttgtctgttcgtggtatttagtgtaaattctgtgtatttagtgtaaactttgtatatttgtctgttcgcggtatttagtgtaaattctgtgtatttagtgtaagctttgtgtatttgtctgttggcggtatttagtgtaaattttgtatatttgtctgttggtggtatttagtgtaaattctgtgtatttagtgtaaactttgtatatttgtctgttcgcggtatttagtgtaaattctgtgtatttagtgtaagctttgtgtatttgtctgttggcggtatttagtgtaaattttgtatatttgtctgttggtggtatttagtgtaaattctgtgtatttagtgtaaactttgtgtatttgtctgttcgctgtatttagtgtaaattctgtgtatttagtgtaaactttgtgtatttgtctgttcgtggtatttagtgtaaattctgtgtatttagtgtaaactttgtatatttgtctgttggtggtatttagtgtaaattcttTGTATTTAAGCTTTGTGTATTTGTCTGTTCgcggtatttagtgtaaattctgtgtatttagttTAAGCTTTGTGCATTTTTCTGTTGCTGGTGTTTAgtgtaaattatttgtatttagactAAATTCTGAGTATTTAGTGTTAATTCTGGGTATTTACagtaaattctgtgtatttaaaGTACATTTAGTGTAAACTTTGCACATTTGTTTGTTGGCAGTATTTcatgtaaattatttatattaagtgtaaagtttgcacatttgtttgttggcagtatttagtgtaaattctgtgtatttagtgaACATTTTGTGTATTTGTCAATGGGTGGATACTGTAAATAGGTCTAAGGTGCTGTTCAGTTCTGTCACCCAAATTGAGATCCTCATTGTTTTTGTGTCAGATACTCTAAATAGCTTTAATATAGTTTGGTACTTTTTATTACTACTTTGTTGGGTAGCTTTACTGTAAACTACATTTGAGTAACTTATAGCTagagtttcaaagcagcttccccATCACTGCTTGGCAAAGAAAGTAAGCTTTCACTGAGATATTTAACATGTTCACTTCACTGTGTCCATGAAAACACTGCCGAAAAACTTCGCCAAATAAAAGCAAGGACAAATGGCCATTGAAAAACAGTTTGAGAGCTTGCAGGCTACAAATAGTTGCTAATGGATCCTGGCGCCATTCAAACTAAACAAGAATGGACCTCTAAAATATAGTGTCTGTGGGAGGCATTGTGTGAAAATGTTCAGTGTAAAAGGTTTACTttcactcactctttctctctttctctttccagtTTATTGCATTTGCCTCTTTGTTCTTCATCCTGGTTTCCATCACAACCTTTTGTCTGGAGACCCACGaggccttcaataccatcatcaaCAAAACGGACGTCTTTCGGAATGACAATTTCACGGATCTGAGCCAACAATACGAGATCAAAACAGATCCAGCGCTCACCTATGTTGAGGGAGTTTGCGTTCTGTGGTTCACCTTCGAGTTCCTGGTGCGCGTAACATTCAGTCCTGACAAGTTGGAGTTTGTGAAAAGTGTCCTGAACATAATTGACTTTGTGGCAATTCTACCATTCTACTTGGAGGTGGGCTTGAGTGGACTGTCCTCCAAAGCGGCAAAAGATGTTCTGGGGTTCTTGCGTGTGGTGCGGTTTGTTCGTATATTGCGAATCTTTAAGTTGACGCGTCACTTTGTTGGTCTGCGAGTACTAGGACACACCCTACGTGCCAGCACTAATGAGTTTCTACTACTCATCATCTTCCTCGCACTGGGAGTCCTCATCTTTGCCACCATGATCTACTACGCCGAGCGGATCGGGGCCAGTCCGAATGACCCGACGGCCAGCCACCACACCATGTTCAAGAACATCCCCATCGGCTTCTGGTGGGCAGTGGTCACCATGACGACTTTGGGTTATGGAGACATGTACCCTCAGACATGGTCTGGCATGTTGGTTGGCGCACTGTGCGCCCTCGCGGGCGTGCTGACGATAGCCATGCCAGTGCCGGTCATTGTGAATAACTTTGGCATGTACTACTCTCTAGCCATGGCCAAACAGAAGCTTCccaaaaagagaaagaaacacaTCCCACAGGCTGTGCAGACGGGATCACCCTCATACTGCAAAACTGATCTCAGTACAGCCTGTAACAGCACACAGGGAGAACTGGGCCTGGGCCAGAGCAGAGGACTAGAGCGTCATCGCTCAGgtgagaattattattttattattattatttttttatatacatttgaaaaagtgtgcgttttagtttattttttggatgttaaaatgctttctattACTCCTAGtctaatgtgcagagacaactataaataagccatttgtatgttgaCTTCCTGAagaatacagtggcatgcaaaagtttgggcacccctggtcaaaatttctgttgctgtgaatagaaTAAaaatcttttcaacattttaagcaatattagtgtattatttttattttgtacaatgttagagtgaaaaaaaggaaaggagcaccatgcaaaagtttgggcaacccaagagatttgagctctcagataacttttaccaaggtctcagaccttaattagcttgttagggctatggcttgttcacagtcatcattttggaaaggccaggtgatgcacatttcaaagctttataaaaACTcggactcctcaaatcttgtcccaacaatcagcagctgcctagcactctgaaaattaaaataattgatgcccacaaagcaggagaaggctataagaagacagcaaagcgttttcaggtagccgttttctcagttcgtaatgtaattaagaaatggcagttaacaggaacggtcgaggtcaagttgaggtctggaagaccaagaaaactttcagagagaactcctcgtaggattgctagaaaggcaaatcaaaccccctgtttgactgcaagagaccttaaggaagatttagcagactctggagtagtggtgcactgttctactgtgcagcgacacttgaacaaatatgaccttcatggaagagtcatgagaagaaaacctttcctgcatcctcaccacaaatttcagtgtcagaagtttgcaaatgaacatctaaacaagcctgatgcattttagaaacaagtcctgtggactgatgaagttaaaatataactttttggccgcaatgagcaaaggtgtgtttggagaaaaaagggtgcagaatttcatgaaaagaacacctctccaactgttaagcacgggggtggatcgatcatgctttgggcttgtgttgatgccagtggcacaggggaacattgcactggtagaggaaagaatggattaaattaaataccagcaaattctggaagcaaacatcacaccatctgtaaaaaagctgaagatgaaagaggattgcttctacaacaggataatgatcctaaacacacctcaaaatccacaatggatgacctcaagaggcgcatgctgaaggttttgccatggcactcacagtcccccgacctaaacatcatcgaaaatctgtggatagacctcaaaagagcagtgcatgcaagacggcccaagaatctcacagaactagaagccttttgcatggaagaatgggtgaaaatcccccaaacaataattgaaagacacttagctggctacaaaaagcttttacaagctgtgatacttgccaaagggggtgttactaagttctgaccatgcagggtgcccaaacttttgcttcgggcccttttccttttttgttattttgaaactgtaaaagatggatataaaaagtaaaattgcttaaaatattaaaaaaaatgtgtcatctttaactttatgccttttggaaatcaggccatcttttgctcgcttagatattcacagcaacagaaattttgatcaggggtgcccaaacttttgcatgccactgtataagAATACTTCTAAAAATATAAGTCAAGAAAATGCATCTGTCACGTTTTACCCCAAAACTAAAAGAAAGAATTAAGACATGatatttagcttttagaaattaagcttatttttaggagcatttatattgtttgcattgtgacattattttcaatacAATTATGTATATTTCCCCCCAACTCtcattttgtaatgcaaaaatctCATCGTCATTTCTATAATTAGGTCTGGGCGAtatgaaatgctatttttgtataattttatcatcttccctgaggtccactgataatgctaataaagtttattttcaccaaaactgtcatcatttagaaatatatgatcattttccaccctgtttttggccctctttCTGAAAATGCTCAgtttttggcctaagcgcctccttaaaactttgaCATAaaggccactgttatgattggctaacagcgtgcagcccctcaaatacacagctatttattttaaactcaattggaagaaaatgaacaaagctCCACAACTTTATAaagctaaatttcagggttttcaCATAACTCACATCCaatacattgcatccgaatatattaaactgttcaatcagcacagcataaactatcaaacagtcatgacatttgaaagaTTCATGAATGGAACCGTTTACTTACAGTTTTGCAGTCCAATAGAGTTTTTAACTTCCCattccttcaataacagttcctttgcgatgcttgaatcgtattataactggttcacaagcaatccacgcagATGACCTAATTAaaacgcacatacatagtccaaagcatgatGAACAAGATGCACACACATAGGCGCACTGAGATGCACATCGCcagaaacacattaaaaaaaaagtagtgtatgTTAACATATACCAACAAGTTTGgtctcaaaacagcaagaggcactGCAGCTGAATGAAGccccttttcagagttgtaacttgacaccgcatcttttaaaagcggcacgaaatacatgacaacagtcaaagacgtctgtctagtgcatgtttatatacaaaaaacaCTTCAGAAtaatccagatgggtcccctttggtgttcatgAATAGTTGGCCACACTAGgactgtctgtcctgctctctctttctctgtttacgATACAAACTGAGCGCCAGTGGGCGggaccaagggtgcaatgacgcatGTTTTGGGATGTGTAAATTCAaatgagcaatgtctcgtgacgTCACGAACACCGatttcaaaatgagatgtttctGCAGGTtggtaactataaatgctctttttagactggggaggaacgTTTGCGTTCTgaaatttactgtatgtttttatagtaaagtTACCTCttgtatgtctaaatatcaaggaaaatttgattctccatttaaAAGTAATGAAGTATATttttccaccttttttttttttcacttaatgaactcaatgtaattttttattatttatatgcaACAATACATAGtaatttacctacatatattttactAAAACTCTTACTTTTTTAACCCAGTCTAGGATATAGAATACAATTATCATACTGAATTATtttgggacccagtcaagttaaatatattattataataatactgaattattattattttgaggattaaaGTCGTTTTTTTCAATAATCATATAATCTTGGTTAGGCTGTAGCATGGACAGTGTATTTTATATCTCGCTCAGCTCTAActataatgcaaaataataataataataataattattattattatatttaaactaAAGGATTTATGTATTGTGGTAATATTTGTttaactgcctttaatttatgctggttTAAATAAACAGCTTAATTGTACTGCAATCATTTTTTCTGTAATCCCCgatgaaaaaaatactttattacaaTAATGATGATAAAGTTATGAAAATCACTATGTACTTTTGTATTATGAAGTAAAACAGTGAGGATTGTGCTTAATtatcatattaaattatttacacaatttcttattttgtttcttttgattttgtggtgaaatgtgtCCTGAATTTATATTTTCGTCAGATTCACCCATAAACACTGTGGCACAGAACATTATTTGAGCGGTCTGACGTCAACTTCCGACTGAACAAAtggatttataatttattttatatgaataatATAAATATGAGTATATGAGTTTATATGAGTAATTTAATTGGGATTATCCAATTACAGACATTACCTatttgttatttaatatatacagtaagggTGTTCTTCAACTTTTTTAAATAGTAGACAGTAAactgtatatgggtgtttctACAACATTTGGCAATTTCATGTCtcgggttgatttttattcaaacgaacagatttaaacttttctatgtgttatatgaaggtcacattaaaatttTAACCAGACTTTCCtcatttgtttgtaaaaaaacaatttttaaccattcattttaattaatattaactcattatttaatattaattataataaattgttaaaaattgtcaaaatattaataactacagtcttgatcaACATAAAATATGTatagtttgaaagtttagaagctctactttacaatgcatgcaggcattatgaccaaaactgaacaagtgctttgaaatttgcagacaaatcaaaagtgttctgttttgataatttatacaacaatttgcactgtacatacttattattgcaatcagtaaaaacatcaaactgatcaaatagacatgtgtcatatgttgttggaaagctttcaaagagtagaatacaaccagtctatttgttttactcacagacaaaaatatagcaaggaACATCtaaatatatgtctttgacagttaTGTTGGTGTTGTTTTATGcagcgtttttgcttataacttcatgaaaaataaatggaacataaaatatcgtattattcaatattatattaatattatttagaggaggtgattatctttcaaacgagcccacacacaaggtgcATAGATAATTCGATAATCCATACGAAGcccaatgttacatatggccaccagactcgatgatgactcaaatggcacagaatgaaacacaTTCTGTGAAATCTTGTTACTAAAATTATGTCTGCATGCTATataaacctttagtcattgttgtgtttgcatgtgtaattagttcttatgttcaactattatgttttatttgtttggagatgttttttggACAACATGAAGACGCTTTTGGACAAtatgataaattatgtttgtaatgctataacttttgattgctttttcgtatcaacacaaaatttctcagatacagttgacatgattggaaacaaagcaaaagcagtcttttttttttttttcaagccaccttatttacacccagagatataatttcaaataagaaaaaaaaaaatttcagcagcttcttaggctgagagtctcagaatgtatcataatctatatcattaaaaaatgtgaaaggttttctttacaatgatactaaacccttgaccctccttgttttttttttgttttttttttttttcaatattaactCTAAGCTTGGGAggaaaaataaatgtcaaaacattaataactacagtcttgaccaacacaaaataggtatcgtttgaaagcatAGAAGCTCTTCtctacaatgcatgtagacattatgtcCTAACTTTGTagacatgtaattctggttctgttcactgaaCCTCACTTTGAAAAATCAAATTTTATTTGACTAGATGGCAgctacattccatcacaatatacagatctgaaatgtaggtggcgctctaacgcattttatccctcacagatgtgctcgtccatagacattcagtctaattttcagttcaagtaccacccttgttgtttctttgaatatctcagcctctgagtggactagaagctcaatctcaTTAGAAAGTTGAGATCCTCAtctttgcgatgatatataaaaatgtatcatcAATAGTTGCAAacatgatgatttgttttgcatgcttttccttctggatggcatattttgttctggacatctaagatataacattggattattcagccaagcaagctcacagacaagtaaaaatggctaattttttagagaacttgCTAAGATAAGAGCAGATAATATAAAGattttggctacttggggcttacagcagcagtgatcagcGCATAAGCGAGAcgttgatgacttacagaaatcatatttcactttgtgattattttgaaagtcTTTTGAAcagtggtattagggcaacaaaataaattatacagtcacattcctgagagtgagaactttcatttgatatatgacttgcccATTTTTGTGCTATGtgtaggacttttattttcatataaatattgctaccccattacctctagggggcaaATTTTTAACGCGAATGTTTTGGCGCCTTATTTTATGtagcataaatgcagaagtgatggttatctctgaaaagttcagattctaagctttcaaatgatacctcatatgcctgaattatgtacagtatacggagactttaacgttttaagcgtaaactttattCGCATTATAGCGCCCCCCCCTTTGGACCCACTGGCGGGTCCATGTGACCAGTTATGTTCCCTTTCAGAATTTTCCCAGTAGTATAATTTTGAGGGTCTAAATTGTCGTAAATGCTATTCATATTGCCATTGCAATTCTTTTAAAAGGAGCAAAAACTCTGTTTGATCCAATATCTCTGACCAACAGTGTCTCAGTTCAAGGAACCCCTGTTACTGATGACAAGTTTAATAAGCACTTTGTCTATAATTGCCTCAATAGAAAAACTACTCCAGCATCTGTCTACTTTTCAATGGATGGCTATTTATGAGGTCAGTTGAAATTTGGTTTGGCCTCCTCCCCATAAATATGTATTGACTAATAAAGTTAAAGAGGTGTCTTTTGAAATATTACAGTACATCATATTATTAATGCTAACACTATAATTTTTTGCTTTCTAAATATACTGGCAAAATGAAGAAACATTTTACTTTATGTAACAAAGATGAGATGATCAAACACCTTGTGATTGTGTTATTGTTAAATC includes:
- the LOC127435449 gene encoding potassium voltage-gated channel subfamily C member 2-like isoform X1, whose translation is MGKFDEHERIILNVGGTRHETYRTTLKTLPGTRLALLASKSPHLESVLEQLQQVPGFIEYNARNNEYFFDRHPGVFAYVLNYYRTGKLHCPADVCGPLFEEELSFWGIDETDVEPCCWMTYRQHRDAEEALDVFEMNVDNDDEDEIGKRLGIEDVVYADGTVSRWRKWQPVIWNLFEDPYSSRAARFIAFASLFFILVSITTFCLETHEAFNTIINKTDVFRNDNFTDLSQQYEIKTDPALTYVEGVCVLWFTFEFLVRVTFSPDKLEFVKSVLNIIDFVAILPFYLEVGLSGLSSKAAKDVLGFLRVVRFVRILRIFKLTRHFVGLRVLGHTLRASTNEFLLLIIFLALGVLIFATMIYYAERIGASPNDPTASHHTMFKNIPIGFWWAVVTMTTLGYGDMYPQTWSGMLVGALCALAGVLTIAMPVPVIVNNFGMYYSLAMAKQKLPKKRKKHIPQAVQTGSPSYCKTDLSTACNSTQGELGLGQSRGLERHRSVLSADCSAGSDITMSPEERIPMRHSSVREQDRHTEGTCFLLAASDYTCTADAARHKTVTVSPLADVQFISARDGEGGASRDSDGFDELDWTVWNRISL
- the LOC127435449 gene encoding potassium voltage-gated channel subfamily C member 2-like isoform X2; the encoded protein is MGKFDEHERIILNVGGTRHETYRTTLKTLPGTRLALLASKSPHLESVLEQLQQVPGFIEYNARNNEYFFDRHPGVFAYVLNYYRTGKLHCPADVCGPLFEEELSFWGIDETDVEPCCWMTYRQHRDAEEALDVFEMNVDNDDEDEIGKRLGIEDVVYADGTVSRWRKWQPVIWNLFEDPYSSRAARFIAFASLFFILVSITTFCLETHEAFNTIINKTDVFRNDNFTDLSQQYEIKTDPALTYVEGVCVLWFTFEFLVRVTFSPDKLEFVKSVLNIIDFVAILPFYLEVGLSGLSSKAAKDVLGFLRVVRFVRILRIFKLTRHFVGLRVLGHTLRASTNEFLLLIIFLALGVLIFATMIYYAERIGASPNDPTASHHTMFKNIPIGFWWAVVTMTTLGYGDMYPQTWSGMLVGALCALAGVLTIAMPVPVIVNNFGMYYSLAMAKQKLPKKRKKHIPQAVQTGSPSYCKTDLSTACNSTQGELGLGQSRGLERHRSVLSADCSAGSDITMSPEERIPMRHSSVREQDRHTEGTCFLLAASDYTCTADAARHKTDNCSEVLFMRFSRAEANVLS